From one Catenuloplanes nepalensis genomic stretch:
- a CDS encoding replication initiator: MTQPTLIPVAGDEPRPGSRAARMRQPLAKEALKQLAENNGVCVRPVVLRRTDTFTGVTEIVEVPCGATLAAKCKPCAERGRRLRIQQIREGWHLADEPAIDPDPPTAEVLDLVAQRAHLEFDREAVNYQPMTPDERAAQITGLDEEIAQADELLAETNLRGHLTPRDRDDRPRRKRSTKRRQDSPDLPRLPVDGRTVGRAFAGRDGHTYRPSMLVTLTLDSHGPVHSHIRRGAYVVPCECGARHGQYEPELGTPVDPDAYDYRRAALDAIHFARVMDRWWQNLRRAAGWNVQYAGAVELQRRLAPHAHFAIRGTIPRRLLKQVAAATYHQVWWPPFDRATYTVDKPPVWDTDQATYVDPKTRAPLPTWAEALDAIDEDPAYVARLGRIDARGIDSGTKDAERAIRYVTKYVTKDLTEHATPKTDPQRAHFDRLHAELSTLPCSPTCANWLLYNVQPDGAKPGLTPGRCTGKVHQRSTLGFTGRRVLVSRQWSGKTLADHRADNRAWVRAVLAGGLADSEDSSSAIGPADPKRFRFELARPDDPDVLPVEHRVLRAVSARIRWRGELAAAQPRPFSANPTQQAA; encoded by the coding sequence ATGACTCAGCCGACGCTGATCCCGGTAGCGGGCGACGAGCCCCGGCCGGGCTCACGGGCCGCCCGGATGCGGCAGCCACTCGCCAAGGAAGCGCTCAAACAACTCGCCGAGAACAACGGCGTCTGCGTCCGTCCCGTCGTCCTGCGCCGCACCGACACGTTCACCGGCGTCACGGAAATCGTCGAAGTGCCGTGCGGGGCAACCCTGGCCGCGAAGTGCAAGCCGTGCGCCGAGCGCGGCCGGCGGCTGCGCATTCAGCAGATCCGGGAAGGGTGGCACCTCGCCGACGAGCCCGCGATCGACCCAGACCCGCCCACGGCGGAAGTGCTCGACCTCGTGGCCCAGCGCGCGCACCTGGAGTTCGACCGGGAAGCGGTCAACTACCAGCCGATGACCCCGGACGAGCGCGCCGCGCAGATCACCGGCCTGGATGAAGAGATCGCCCAGGCTGACGAGCTGCTGGCCGAGACGAACCTCCGCGGCCACCTCACCCCACGCGACCGGGACGACCGCCCTCGGCGGAAACGGTCGACGAAACGCCGTCAGGACTCGCCAGACCTGCCCCGGCTCCCGGTCGACGGGCGCACGGTCGGCCGGGCGTTCGCTGGGCGGGACGGCCATACCTATCGGCCGTCGATGCTCGTCACGCTGACCCTCGACTCGCACGGGCCGGTCCACTCGCACATCCGACGCGGCGCTTACGTCGTGCCGTGCGAGTGCGGCGCCCGGCACGGCCAGTACGAGCCGGAACTCGGCACACCGGTAGACCCCGACGCCTACGACTACCGGCGGGCCGCACTCGACGCGATCCACTTCGCGCGGGTGATGGACCGCTGGTGGCAGAACCTCCGCCGGGCGGCGGGATGGAACGTTCAATACGCCGGCGCCGTCGAGCTCCAACGGCGTCTCGCTCCGCATGCGCACTTCGCAATCCGCGGCACGATCCCGCGACGGCTGCTCAAACAGGTAGCGGCGGCCACCTATCACCAGGTGTGGTGGCCACCGTTCGACCGCGCGACCTACACGGTCGACAAGCCGCCGGTCTGGGACACCGACCAGGCGACCTACGTCGACCCGAAGACCCGCGCGCCGCTACCGACGTGGGCTGAGGCCCTGGACGCGATCGACGAAGACCCCGCCTACGTCGCCCGGCTCGGCCGCATCGACGCACGCGGGATCGACTCCGGCACCAAGGACGCCGAGCGCGCGATCCGCTACGTGACCAAGTACGTCACCAAAGACCTGACCGAACACGCGACACCGAAGACCGACCCGCAGCGCGCGCACTTCGACCGGCTCCACGCCGAGCTGTCCACGCTGCCGTGCTCCCCGACGTGCGCGAACTGGCTGCTCTACAACGTCCAGCCGGACGGCGCGAAACCCGGCCTCACACCGGGCCGCTGCACCGGCAAGGTCCACCAGCGCTCCACCCTCGGCTTCACCGGCCGCCGCGTCCTGGTGTCTCGGCAGTGGTCCGGCAAGACCCTCGCCGACCACCGCGCGGACAACCGTGCCTGGGTCCGCGCCGTCCTGGCCGGCGGCCTCGCCGACTCCGAGGACAGCTCATCCGCGATAGGGCCAGCCGACCCGAAGCGCTTCCGCTTCGAGCTGGCCCGGCCGGACGACCCCGACGTACTCCCGGTCGAACATCGGGTTCTACGTGCTGTTTCAGCCCGTATCCGATGGCGCGGCGAACTTGCCGCCGCTCAACCACGCCCCTTTTCGGCAAATCCCACTCAGCAGGCCGCATGA
- a CDS encoding YdcF family protein: protein MTNSPAGIPAEIREDVETLWNYHHMGHELRPTDIGIGLGSHDIGVAMIGTDLYHRGMYPILLFTGANAPPTIEVFPRGEAVHYREYALEHGVPDEAILIETKARHTAENIVLSRELLEEQGYKDIKTITLMSRPYQQRRGYSICKKHWPEVDVICASHPLPIDDYFAFIGNVKKVIDTMVGDTQRIDTWAEAGWAIPQPMPDSVRAAYGRLVAAGYTSRLV from the coding sequence ATGACGAACAGCCCTGCCGGCATCCCCGCCGAGATCCGCGAGGATGTCGAGACCCTGTGGAACTACCACCACATGGGCCACGAACTCCGCCCCACCGACATCGGCATCGGACTCGGCAGCCACGACATCGGCGTAGCCATGATCGGCACCGACCTCTACCACCGCGGCATGTACCCGATCCTGCTCTTCACCGGGGCCAACGCGCCGCCCACGATCGAGGTCTTCCCGCGCGGCGAAGCCGTGCACTACCGCGAGTACGCCCTGGAGCACGGCGTGCCCGACGAGGCGATCCTCATCGAGACAAAAGCCCGGCACACCGCTGAGAACATCGTCCTCTCCCGCGAGCTGCTGGAAGAGCAGGGCTATAAGGACATCAAGACCATCACCCTCATGTCCCGCCCTTACCAGCAGCGACGCGGCTACTCCATCTGCAAGAAGCACTGGCCCGAGGTCGACGTCATCTGCGCCTCACACCCACTCCCCATCGACGACTACTTCGCCTTCATCGGCAACGTCAAGAAGGTCATCGACACCATGGTCGGCGACACCCAACGCATCGACACCTGGGCGGAAGCCGGATGGGCAATCCCCCAGCCGATGCCCGACTCAGTCCGGGCGGCATACGGGCGCCTCGTGGCAGCCGGCTACACAAGCCGCCTGGTCTAA
- a CDS encoding FtsK/SpoIIIE domain-containing protein, which produces MPLINVIPGDKIPPAPMNVRVPVWRVPGWLLVLWWTLRGAFRATVLAVRYWWLTGPAALIAWIWVDFGWEILLAVLATLAAGGAAWWRWHRATWRRFVWWPLLGRWRRLFVYRRGWAPAMATCGLATAFGGDKYVPQLLGVRATAFGDEVTVRMLPGQHPDDWGKAAPRLAYTFRVRDGRARTHRRPDRIILVFLRRDPLAETIAPIATPPSLDLARLPLGVQENGDAYALRLAGSHVLVGGATNAGKGSVIWALIAALAGGIQQRLVELWVFDPKGGMELAGGLPLFTRFVYDTAETMAGALEDAVVRMRARANRLRGVTRQHTPTPGDSLIVIVIDELAALTSYISDRKVRDRIRESLSLLLSQGRAVGVHVIAALQDPRKEVLPFRDLFPTRIALRLTEAEQVDLILGDGARNRGALADEIPETSPGVAYVALDGVREPVRVRFAYHSDSDIQDLCHRYGYAQVVEGEIVEGD; this is translated from the coding sequence ATGCCGCTGATCAACGTCATCCCAGGGGACAAGATCCCGCCCGCGCCGATGAACGTCCGGGTGCCCGTGTGGCGGGTGCCGGGCTGGCTGCTCGTCCTGTGGTGGACGCTCCGCGGCGCCTTCCGCGCGACGGTGCTCGCGGTCCGCTACTGGTGGCTGACCGGCCCGGCCGCGCTGATCGCCTGGATCTGGGTCGACTTCGGCTGGGAGATCCTCCTCGCCGTGCTCGCCACGCTGGCGGCGGGCGGTGCGGCGTGGTGGCGGTGGCATCGCGCGACCTGGCGCCGGTTCGTATGGTGGCCGCTGCTGGGACGGTGGCGGCGGCTGTTCGTCTACCGGCGCGGCTGGGCGCCGGCCATGGCCACCTGCGGGCTGGCAACCGCGTTCGGCGGGGACAAGTACGTCCCGCAGCTCCTCGGCGTCCGCGCCACCGCATTCGGCGACGAAGTGACCGTGCGGATGCTGCCCGGCCAGCACCCGGACGACTGGGGCAAGGCTGCACCGCGCCTGGCATACACATTCCGTGTCCGGGACGGCCGTGCTCGCACGCATCGCCGTCCCGACCGGATCATCCTGGTCTTTCTGCGCCGCGATCCGCTGGCGGAGACGATCGCACCGATTGCGACTCCCCCGAGCCTTGACCTCGCCCGGCTGCCGCTCGGCGTCCAGGAGAACGGCGACGCGTACGCGCTGCGGCTCGCCGGGTCGCATGTCCTGGTCGGCGGGGCGACGAACGCGGGCAAGGGCTCGGTGATCTGGGCGCTGATCGCCGCGCTCGCGGGCGGCATTCAACAGCGGCTCGTCGAGCTTTGGGTCTTCGACCCGAAGGGCGGCATGGAGCTGGCCGGCGGCCTGCCGCTGTTCACTCGCTTCGTCTACGACACCGCCGAGACCATGGCCGGCGCCCTGGAAGACGCGGTGGTGCGCATGCGGGCGCGCGCCAACCGGCTCCGCGGCGTGACCCGCCAGCACACCCCGACCCCTGGTGACTCGCTGATCGTCATCGTGATCGACGAGTTGGCCGCGCTCACGTCCTACATCTCCGACCGCAAGGTCCGCGACCGCATCCGCGAGTCGCTGTCGCTGCTGCTGTCCCAGGGCCGCGCGGTCGGCGTCCACGTGATCGCTGCGCTTCAGGACCCGCGCAAGGAGGTGCTGCCGTTCCGGGACCTGTTCCCGACCCGGATCGCGTTGCGGCTCACGGAGGCCGAGCAGGTGGATCTCATCCTCGGCGACGGCGCCCGCAACCGTGGCGCACTCGCCGACGAGATCCCGGAGACCTCACCCGGCGTCGCCTACGTGGCGCTCGACGGCGTGCGTGAGCCGGTCCGGGTCCGCTTCGCCTACCACTCCGACAGCGACATTCAAGACCTCTGCCACCGGTACGGATACGCGCAGGTCGTCGAGGGCGAGATCGTGGAGGGAGACTGA
- a CDS encoding pentapeptide repeat-containing protein, which translates to MRVLFPWRLSRRSPANLVGHAPLRPMRWWPAAALGVVFVVAGGAIAMALLGVWAPVPASVVDPNAYQLDRVKVGLTVSAGLAAGVTLLITLRRQTLSERTQWFTEADAIERRITDLYVAATDQLGSEKSAVRLAGLHALERLGQAHPPLRQTVVDVVCAYLRMPYLPPYELLDDVAKESNIDPIEDSATRQELQVRLTAQRLLARHFRSDNVIGERGDHSPTYWTNEDGSRLNIDLTGAALVDFSFSNCTIGRFECRGADFYGGAGFMETRFFDYVEMAETRFWSSAGFAGAEFHGVARFDNATFDGFAAFLGTRFESHASLVSVVFRANASLREAAFKSDVDFAGAVFEGATDLTASNFWSYAELGGLQFLRFVDFTDVTFHSETKVARLRIGGGANLVGLRFFCPVELVDAKFFGRVDLDAVLAEGFNPAGALVSDEVHLPAGWKRGPILDNKLSRVVADTPEVSERSA; encoded by the coding sequence ATGCGCGTTCTCTTCCCGTGGCGTTTGAGTCGCCGCAGCCCAGCCAATCTGGTCGGACACGCCCCTCTTCGCCCAATGCGCTGGTGGCCAGCAGCAGCTTTGGGTGTAGTTTTCGTCGTGGCTGGTGGCGCTATCGCCATGGCATTGCTGGGTGTGTGGGCACCGGTGCCCGCTAGTGTCGTGGATCCTAATGCGTACCAACTCGATCGAGTCAAGGTCGGTTTGACTGTCTCGGCGGGATTGGCAGCCGGCGTGACGCTTCTAATTACGCTGCGGAGGCAAACGCTGAGTGAGCGTACCCAATGGTTTACTGAGGCCGATGCAATCGAAAGACGGATTACTGACCTGTATGTAGCTGCAACAGACCAGCTCGGAAGCGAAAAGTCGGCCGTACGCCTAGCAGGTCTTCACGCTTTGGAACGTTTAGGGCAGGCCCATCCTCCTCTACGCCAGACGGTCGTTGACGTGGTATGCGCCTATCTAAGAATGCCGTACTTGCCACCGTATGAGCTACTTGATGATGTCGCCAAAGAGTCAAATATCGATCCGATTGAGGACTCGGCAACTAGACAAGAGCTGCAGGTAAGACTTACGGCGCAACGCCTTCTTGCCCGGCATTTCAGATCGGATAACGTGATTGGCGAAAGAGGCGACCACTCTCCCACCTACTGGACTAACGAAGACGGCTCACGACTTAACATCGACCTCACAGGTGCAGCGTTAGTTGATTTTTCTTTCAGCAACTGCACAATCGGAAGGTTCGAGTGCCGTGGAGCCGATTTCTATGGCGGAGCAGGCTTTATGGAGACGCGCTTTTTCGACTACGTTGAGATGGCGGAAACCCGCTTCTGGTCAAGCGCCGGATTTGCCGGTGCGGAATTCCATGGAGTGGCCAGATTTGACAATGCTACCTTCGATGGCTTCGCCGCGTTTTTGGGTACACGCTTCGAAAGTCACGCGAGTTTGGTTTCCGTTGTTTTTCGAGCTAATGCCAGTCTCCGTGAGGCGGCATTCAAAAGTGATGTTGACTTTGCTGGGGCGGTATTCGAGGGCGCTACCGACCTCACCGCCTCCAACTTCTGGAGCTACGCGGAACTAGGCGGATTACAATTTCTGCGTTTCGTTGACTTTACAGACGTGACCTTCCATTCTGAAACTAAAGTGGCGCGGTTGAGGATAGGCGGAGGGGCCAATCTGGTCGGTTTAAGATTCTTCTGTCCGGTGGAGCTAGTTGACGCGAAGTTTTTCGGTCGTGTTGACTTGGATGCCGTCCTCGCGGAGGGATTTAATCCGGCGGGCGCTCTTGTCTCCGATGAGGTTCATCTTCCAGCAGGGTGGAAGCGAGGACCCATTCTTGATAACAAACTCTCGCGCGTCGTGGCTGACACGCCTGAAGTCTCGGAAAGGTCGGCGTGA
- a CDS encoding GntR family transcriptional regulator — translation MVRPRLPMKRLGADRYAKSKWKGSGLVAFAADREATGRPWKPGDQTQTVRMTTADTDIAEALGLEVGDQVYERARLVKEADAPTHTLNSYYRPEDVEGTPLVDAKAGPAGRGGGFAVLTSQGLEPDNITETVRARMPTPDEIELLQLPGGEPVMILHRITYTAEGRPIEFARGVHAASRFAWTYHFQIPD, via the coding sequence GTGGTCCGCCCGCGCCTGCCGATGAAGCGCCTCGGCGCCGACCGCTACGCGAAGAGCAAGTGGAAGGGCTCCGGCCTGGTCGCGTTCGCCGCCGACCGCGAGGCCACCGGCCGCCCATGGAAACCCGGAGACCAGACCCAGACGGTACGGATGACGACCGCGGACACCGACATCGCGGAAGCACTCGGTCTTGAGGTCGGCGATCAGGTCTACGAGCGAGCGCGTCTCGTCAAGGAAGCCGACGCCCCGACACACACCCTGAATAGCTACTACCGGCCGGAGGATGTCGAGGGCACACCGCTCGTCGACGCGAAGGCCGGCCCTGCCGGCCGTGGTGGTGGGTTCGCCGTTCTCACGAGTCAGGGCTTGGAGCCGGACAACATCACCGAGACCGTTCGCGCCCGGATGCCGACGCCCGACGAAATCGAGCTACTCCAGCTGCCGGGCGGTGAGCCGGTGATGATCCTGCACCGCATCACGTACACGGCCGAGGGGCGCCCGATCGAGTTCGCCCGCGGCGTTCACGCCGCGTCCCGCTTCGCCTGGACCTACCACTTCCAGATCCCCGACTGA
- a CDS encoding DUF397 domain-containing protein, whose translation MDNLIWKKSTRSSPNGGHCVEVAVTPSNLVLVRDSKSQLGPILRYSISSWREFIRNLDRR comes from the coding sequence ATGGACAACCTGATCTGGAAGAAGTCCACCCGCAGCAGCCCCAACGGCGGCCACTGCGTCGAAGTGGCAGTCACACCATCGAATCTCGTTCTGGTCCGCGACAGCAAATCTCAACTTGGACCAATTCTCCGGTACAGCATCTCGTCATGGAGGGAATTCATACGTAATCTGGATCGGCGCTAA
- a CDS encoding GntR family transcriptional regulator encodes MTTGYRELAAILRAAILRGEYAEGATLPKQEEIATLHGVRGR; translated from the coding sequence ATGACCACCGGCTACCGAGAACTGGCGGCCATCCTGCGAGCGGCGATCCTGCGCGGCGAGTACGCCGAGGGCGCCACGCTGCCCAAACAGGAAGAAATTGCGACCCTCCACGGCGTCAGAGGGCGGTAA
- a CDS encoding helix-turn-helix transcriptional regulator, with translation MKSKEMTGGLERKLLSVPEVLAELGVPRSTFYKWRRLGIAPRCIKLPNGEVRIRRADLDAWLCQREDNAA, from the coding sequence ATGAAGTCGAAGGAGATGACCGGAGGCTTGGAGCGCAAGCTGCTGTCCGTCCCTGAGGTGCTCGCCGAACTCGGCGTCCCCCGCTCGACCTTCTATAAGTGGCGTCGCCTCGGCATCGCCCCGCGCTGCATCAAGCTCCCTAACGGTGAGGTCCGCATCCGACGCGCCGACCTCGACGCGTGGCTGTGCCAGCGGGAGGACAACGCCGCATGA
- a CDS encoding IS5 family transposase has product MGDRKPYPSDVSDAQWALIGPFLDVWRAGRVSVAGRTGEQDLREVVNAILYQNRTGCQWAYLPHDLPQKPVVYYYFGLWRDDGTDAVIHDLLRCQARQKAGRAEDPTMVVLDTQSVRAANHVPAATTGKDAGKKVPGRKRGLAVDALGLIVAVVVAAASVTDNVIGIRLLDKVAAHAPTVTVAMVDAGFKQDVAVHGAVTGIDVEVVKRSDTMPGFVPVKKRWIVEQVYGTLMLHRRLAREYESRPESSVSRTLWASIANMARRLTGTSTPTWRDR; this is encoded by the coding sequence ATGGGTGATCGGAAGCCGTATCCGAGTGACGTCAGCGATGCGCAGTGGGCGTTGATCGGCCCGTTTCTGGACGTGTGGCGGGCGGGGCGGGTGTCGGTCGCGGGCCGGACCGGTGAGCAGGATCTGCGGGAGGTCGTGAACGCGATCCTGTATCAGAACCGGACCGGCTGCCAGTGGGCGTATCTGCCGCATGACCTGCCACAGAAGCCGGTGGTCTACTACTACTTCGGGTTGTGGCGTGATGACGGCACCGACGCGGTCATCCATGATCTGCTGCGGTGCCAGGCCCGGCAGAAGGCCGGCCGGGCCGAGGACCCGACCATGGTGGTGCTGGACACCCAGTCGGTGCGGGCCGCGAACCACGTCCCGGCTGCCACGACCGGCAAAGACGCGGGGAAGAAGGTTCCGGGCCGTAAGCGGGGCCTGGCCGTGGATGCTCTCGGGTTGATCGTCGCCGTGGTCGTGGCCGCCGCGTCGGTGACCGACAACGTCATCGGGATTCGGCTGCTGGACAAGGTCGCCGCGCACGCCCCGACCGTCACGGTCGCGATGGTCGACGCCGGGTTCAAACAGGACGTCGCCGTCCACGGCGCCGTGACAGGTATCGACGTCGAGGTCGTCAAACGCTCCGACACGATGCCGGGGTTCGTGCCGGTGAAGAAGCGGTGGATCGTCGAGCAGGTCTACGGCACCCTGATGCTGCACCGCCGCCTGGCGCGTGAGTACGAGAGCCGCCCGGAATCGAGCGTGTCCCGCACGCTCTGGGCATCGATAGCGAACATGGCCCGCCGCCTGACCGGGACCAGCACCCCGACCTGGCGAGACCGGTAA
- a CDS encoding helix-turn-helix domain-containing protein has product MISNQARTPHPTLASLGRELRIARESRGITQQELGVEIHFSDSQISAVETGRRLPSDALIRRADETLGTAGLLIRLLETAQATATRETLPEWFRPWADIEQAATTLRSYQPLVLDGLLQTPAYAHAMFQTGDPAADEDTLQRGVAARIDRQKIFSRPNPPRLITILEESVLHRPIGASPELMRSQLGHLATVGHSGTIEIHILRTEVGAHRGLAGAFALARSPGHPEIAYIDTQLRGLVIEATTDVDAIHHIWEGLLGEALPQRQSLKLIQEAAESWTT; this is encoded by the coding sequence GTGATCAGTAACCAAGCACGCACCCCACACCCGACGCTGGCTTCTCTAGGCAGAGAACTACGGATCGCACGCGAATCCCGTGGCATAACTCAACAAGAACTAGGCGTAGAGATCCACTTCTCCGACAGCCAGATCTCCGCTGTCGAGACTGGTCGGCGCCTACCCAGCGACGCCCTCATCCGCCGCGCCGACGAAACACTCGGCACAGCAGGCCTCCTCATCCGCCTCTTAGAGACCGCGCAAGCGACCGCCACCCGCGAGACCTTGCCCGAGTGGTTCCGCCCCTGGGCAGACATCGAGCAGGCCGCCACCACGCTCCGCTCATACCAACCACTCGTCCTGGACGGCCTGCTACAGACACCCGCCTACGCCCACGCGATGTTCCAGACCGGTGACCCGGCAGCCGACGAGGACACTCTCCAACGCGGAGTAGCGGCCCGCATCGACCGGCAGAAGATCTTTAGCCGCCCAAACCCACCGCGTCTCATCACGATCCTCGAAGAATCGGTCCTTCACCGCCCCATCGGCGCCTCCCCCGAGCTGATGCGCAGTCAACTCGGTCACCTAGCCACGGTTGGCCACAGCGGGACCATCGAGATCCACATCCTCCGCACCGAGGTAGGCGCACATAGAGGCCTAGCCGGCGCCTTCGCGCTCGCCAGGAGCCCTGGCCACCCCGAGATCGCCTACATCGACACCCAGCTCCGCGGCTTGGTCATCGAGGCCACGACGGACGTTGATGCCATCCACCACATCTGGGAAGGTCTCCTAGGGGAAGCACTTCCCCAACGCCAGTCCCTCAAGCTGATCCAGGAGGCCGCAGAGTCATGGACAACCTGA
- a CDS encoding GntR family transcriptional regulator, which produces MSAYEVPTPKYLRVLNTIRERIESDKYPPGTSLPSENTLAKEFGVARPTVLKALGILRQDGWIESQQGKGHFVRGRPSAAGVSPQYAREALYLDETVSTNVVHVGPVLAPPRIAASLHIPNETPVYVRHRITVSEFGPVDIVSTYVPVDVAVGTDIIKPDPIEGSLLDHISRVRGIRGDYVVERLTARRVTESESGMLEVPYDESVISTVITVYQSSGEAVLCSQLVMPGSRHEIDDAYPLP; this is translated from the coding sequence GTGAGCGCGTACGAGGTGCCGACGCCGAAGTACCTGCGGGTGCTCAACACGATCCGTGAGCGCATCGAGAGCGACAAGTACCCGCCGGGAACCTCGCTGCCGTCCGAGAACACGCTCGCCAAAGAGTTCGGGGTCGCGCGTCCAACCGTATTGAAAGCGCTGGGCATTCTGCGGCAGGACGGGTGGATCGAGTCGCAGCAGGGCAAGGGGCACTTCGTGCGTGGCCGGCCGTCCGCCGCCGGCGTCTCCCCGCAGTACGCGCGGGAAGCGTTGTACCTGGACGAGACCGTTTCCACGAACGTCGTGCACGTCGGGCCGGTGCTGGCCCCGCCGCGGATCGCGGCCTCGCTGCACATCCCGAACGAGACGCCGGTCTACGTGCGGCATCGGATCACGGTGTCGGAGTTCGGGCCGGTTGACATCGTGTCGACGTACGTTCCGGTGGATGTGGCGGTCGGCACCGACATCATCAAGCCGGACCCGATCGAGGGCAGTCTGCTCGACCACATCAGCCGGGTCCGCGGCATCCGCGGGGACTATGTGGTCGAGCGGCTGACCGCTCGCCGCGTCACCGAGAGCGAGTCCGGCATGCTCGAAGTGCCTTACGACGAGTCCGTGATCAGCACTGTGATCACGGTGTATCAGTCGTCGGGTGAGGCCGTTCTGTGTTCGCAGCTGGTGATGCCCGGTTCGCGGCACGAGATCGACGACGCCTACCCGCTGCCGTAG
- a CDS encoding DUF2637 domain-containing protein: MSRAERFEGVVLVAILLTVGTLAGAASFTHVHDWTMDNSPAGTPDWFGWANAAISELLPIAALLTIRARRRANKSTRYPMFLLICGVALSLSAQLAVAKPGISGWLLSAVPALAFMGLSKLVLSGKPATPSVPIKAPVMEPASWVPTEPAAAETPVHPSPNSGASDTGPGPHVTNERPGLVPVPALAFTRPTVEVTR, encoded by the coding sequence ATGAGCCGCGCCGAACGCTTCGAAGGCGTCGTCCTGGTCGCCATCCTGCTGACCGTGGGCACGCTCGCCGGCGCCGCGTCGTTCACCCACGTCCACGACTGGACCATGGACAACAGCCCCGCCGGTACGCCGGACTGGTTCGGCTGGGCCAACGCCGCGATCTCCGAACTCCTCCCGATCGCCGCGCTGCTCACCATCCGCGCCCGGCGTCGCGCCAACAAGTCGACCCGCTACCCAATGTTCCTGCTCATCTGCGGCGTCGCGCTGTCGCTGTCGGCACAGCTCGCGGTCGCCAAGCCAGGCATCTCCGGCTGGCTGCTCTCGGCCGTACCGGCGCTGGCCTTCATGGGCCTTTCCAAGCTGGTCCTCTCCGGGAAACCGGCCACGCCCTCGGTGCCGATCAAGGCTCCGGTCATGGAGCCGGCGTCGTGGGTGCCGACCGAGCCGGCGGCGGCCGAGACTCCCGTGCATCCGTCGCCAAACAGCGGCGCGTCGGACACCGGGCCGGGACCGCACGTCACGAATGAGCGGCCTGGTCTGGTGCCAGTGCCCGCGCTGGCCTTCACCCGCCCGACCGTGGAGGTAACGCGATGA